In a genomic window of Silurus meridionalis isolate SWU-2019-XX chromosome 27, ASM1480568v1, whole genome shotgun sequence:
- the prdm8b gene encoding PR domain zinc finger protein 8b, which translates to MEESSSQKLVWDGDAKAMQQCLTDIFTSVYTTCDIPENAIFGPCVLSHTSLYDSIAFIALKSTDKRTAPYIFRVDTSAAGSSAEGLMWLRLVQSARDRDEQNLEAYVKNGQLFYRSLRRIEKDEELLVWYGKDLIELLLLGSSRNNVKSKGSPPYLCPDCSQRFQFEFPLLAHLRFRCTKRLQMMSGGEDDAKDTREPASIPTSSSSPKLRRSEGFSSPQDGKPSTDFHNLARDLENNRTSPATDKEAEILSESSGKRKFSELEDHSRVMGSTPKSKEELANSAQQYRGAYGLEDNRRPFSTSEGPETKRSAFTEVKKSPQGLKHSAKNGGFNSENKTEAVRPGNEKHPSIRQVLSETQPPQSRIESSAVASAFTSVSQDSGGSERKSAFSQPSRSFSQLSPLIMTPKLMPGVDCHPPVGDTVSSSRLYQADHLGAKLQGSELGTNCPVPGGMSKQNPFLYATTFWPKSSSAIQLQMPSALTLLPPSFTSLCLPAQNWCAKCNASFRMTSDLVYHMRSHHKKEYSMEPLVKRRREEKLKCPICNESFRERHHLSRHMTSHN; encoded by the exons ATGGAGGAGTCCAGCTCGCAGAAGTTGGTGTGGGACGGAGACGCGAAGGCCATGCAGCAGTGTTTAACGGACATTTTCACGAGTGTGTACACCACTTGCGACATCCCCGAAAACGCTATCTTCGGGCCGTGCGTGCTCAGTCACACTTCCCTGTACGACAGCATCGCCTTCATCGCCCTGAAATCCACAGACAAGAGGACGGCGCCGTACATCTTTAGG GTGGACACATCAGCGGCAGGAAGTTCTGCAGAAGGTCTAATGTGGTTGAGGTTGGTCCAATCTGCAAGAGACAGGGATGAACAGAACCTGGAGGCCTACGTGAAGAACGGACAGCTTTTCTATAGGTCACTAAGAAGAATTGAGAAGGATGAAGAACTTTTGGTGTGGTATGGGAAGGACCTGATCGAGCTACTGTTACTCGGCTCCAGCAGAAACAATGTCAAAAGCAAAG GATCGCCACCGTATCTGTGTCCTGACTGCAGTCAGCGTTTCCAGTTTGAGTTCCCCCTCCTGGCCCACCTGAGATTCCGATGCACCAAGAGACTGCAAATGATGTCTGGTGGTGAAGACGATGCTAAGGACACTAGAGAACCAGCCAGCATACCCACTTCCAGTTCAAGCCCCAAATTGCGCCGTTCAGAAGGTTTCTCTAGCCCCCAGGATGGAAAGCCATCAACAGACTTCCACAATCTTGCAAGAGACTTGGAGAACAACAGGACAAGTCCTGCCACTGACAAGGAGGCAGAGATTCTGAGTGAAAGCTCAGGAAAGCGCAAATTTTCTGAACTAGAGGACCATAGCCGGGTCATGGGCTCAACCCCAAAGTCTAAGGAAGAACTGGCTAATTCGGCCCAGCAGTACCGTGGAGCGTATGGCCTAGAGGATAATAGGCGACCATTCTCAACCTCTGAGGGCCCAGAAACAAAACGCAGCGCTTTTACTGAAGTCAAAAAGTCACCACAGGGCTTAAAGCATAGTGCCAAAAACGGTGGTTTCAACTCAGAAAATAAGACCGAGGCAGTGAGGCCTGGCAATGAAAAGCATCCTAGCATTAGGCAAGTGCTGAGCGAGACACAGCCGCCTCAGTCACGGATCGAGAGCTCAGCTGTAGCGAGTGCTTTCACTTCAGTATCCCAGGATTCCGGAGGCTCAGAGCGCAAGAGTGCCTTCAGCCAGCCGTCACGTTCTTTCTCGCAGCTTTCACCACTCATCATGACGCCTAAACTGATGCCTGGTGTAGACTGCCACCCTCCTGTAGGTGACACCGTCAGTTCCAGTAGACTCTACCAGGCAGATCATCTGGGAGCCAAGCTGCAAGGTTCTGAACTGGGCACCAATTGTCCTGTACCAGGTGGCATGTCAAAGCAGAACCCATTTCTCTACGCAACAACTTTCTGGCCTAAATCATCAAGCGCCATCCAGCTGCAAATGCCATCCGCCCTCACACTTTTGCCTCCGTCTTTCACCTCTCTATGCCTGCCAGCACAGAACTGGTGCGCAAAGTGTAATGCCTCTTTCCGCATGACCTCTGACCTGGTGTACCACATGCGTTCGCACCACAAAAAGGAATATTCCATGGAGCCACTGGTCAAGAGGCGACGTGAAGAAAAGCTCAAGTGCCCCATTTGCAATGAATCGTTCAGAGAGAGGCATCACCTCTCACGTCACATGACCTCTCATAACTGA